The window GCTACTGTTTATTCCTCTTTTTACCAGGAAAGGTAGTGCTTATGCATGTGAGCCTTGTTATTGGAATCCAAAGCTGCTCACATCAAGTGGAAGTGGTTGATGCCAAGAAATCTTTGAGCCAGGCGGCGGACTTCTTTGGAGTTCGGACCAAGTCATTGAGGTAATCAGTGTAGTTGAGGCCAAACCGAACCGCGTAGCCAGATCCCATCTCCACGCAGTCCATCAGTGCCCACATCAGGTAACCCTGCACATCTGCTCCCGCACTGCAGTTGCAATGTGAAGTATCACGTTTATTAGTCCAGGTTCCCGTGCATACTTGTTAAAATAATTAGCAGATTAATAATCTTGATATTCAATTTGCAAGATGTAATGTAATGCAATTACTCTCTGGCGGCTTTGACAGCGGCGAGATGATCCTTGATGTGCTGAATTCGAGCATCATCAACCGAAGCTTCTTCCACTGAAAGGGTGTCATCTCTTGCGTCCGGATATCCTGTTGAAAGTGCAAGGTAACTAAGATTCCAATGCAAAGTAATTCTAGTGCTACATTTTTCTTTGGTAGTAATAAAATGACTAATTACCATTCTCAGTAACGTAGATTTTGGGATTGTTGTATTCCTTCAGTAATGTCAATCCCTTTCTTAATCCTTCTGGATAGACGTAGATCGAACTGCTCCCTGGTGTCTAGATACCAAATAAAACTACATTAAGTAAAGCATTTTTGGGGTTCTAGTTATTGTACTAAGCGTCGGTTATGATCTTACTGCATCGCCTATGGGCTCCCCGTCTGATCCTTCCACTGTGACAAAAACAAATAAGAATCGTCGATTATGAGTTTTCAGTACTGGTAAATTATCTCGATCTTTTCTTTCTTGAGAAAGCAGTACTAGGCACTAGGGATGAGTGACTAAATGAGTATAGTACCTGTGATGGTAGCATGCTGGTACTGATCCATAGTTGTGTAGACATCGTTGCTAGTTATTGGTACAGAAGTGGCGAATCTGGAAGTGTAGTAGTTCACCCCAATGTAATCATATGAGCCCTTTACCAACTCTTTCTGCTCATCTGTGAACTCTGGAAGGCCATCCCTCACCAAAGCCTTCATAACAAATGGGTAATCACCATACACTAGGGGCTCCAGAAACCTAGCAAGTAGTAGTTCATCTTATAATTAGTGGGGAAACAACAACAGAAATAGAGCTGCACGATGACTAGTGAGACAGATCGATATACTGTAGCAAGTTGGATGAAGTCATGGCAAGTATTCAGCTTAAGTTTAGTAGCTAACCATCCTGTCAAAAAGTCGAATGCTCTTTTGGCTGCAAAGACATCTTGCGGGGTGTCCTCGAATGGCTCAAACCATTCAACCACGATCGGGATTCCGATCTCTCCTCCTTGCGTTGACTACGCATTCATAAAGTTAGGTAAATTAATGCACGGTAATTGTATGAAGAATAAAATCGAGGAAACTGTAAAATGAGGCTCGTTTGGTTCGCGGAAAGAAATGATTTCGTTTCACCTGGTATGTGTTCTTGTAGAGCTTGGCAGCTGTAGCATGGGCTAATATGACATTATGCGAAGAGACATAAGGATCAGTGGCAGCGTTTGCATCCGCAGCAGTGTTAGTGAAGCCGTATTGCCCCCATACTTGAGGCTCATTGATAGTAGCCCAGTACTTCACTCGATCGCCAAAAGTTTTGAAACACAAATCAGCATATGCTTTGAAATCCTCCCTGTTAAACATAGTGAATTAGTACTCACAAATTTACACATAATTAGCTGATTGTTAGAATACTAAGGAACTTGACACCTACACAATGTCAATGCTCAAGAAACCGTTGTACTTGTCCTTCAGTGCTGTGGGCAAGTCGAAGTGGAACAGTGTCACAAATGGAGTTATCCCTGCACATTTATATGTAAAAACGAGTCACCACTTCGAGCTATATCTCGTAAACTTAATCAACTTATTGCTTAAAGCTTCATAGTTCAGACATACCATTTGCGATCAGTTCGTCGATGAAGTTGTTGTAGAAGTCGATACCCTCCTGGTTTATTCCACCGTCTATGGTTCCGTCTGAAAATTGATCCCGGAAACACATAAAATCTTGTTGATCTAACTATGTAACGTAACTATACAAGTTGTTCAGTTATATGCCGGGAAATGAAGCATACCAGGCAATAGTCTTGACCATGACATGGAGAATCTGTATGTATCCACTCCCATATTCTTCAGCAGTTGCACATCGTCCTAATTAAGGGATACAATACAAAGGTACGTGACATTAATATTTGGTCACCAACATAGAAATACTAGCTTCTTAACACACGCGTATATATTACCTTGTAGCGGTTGTAAGAATCAACTGCTATTTCTGTGCCATCTACTGTGGTATCTTGTATGTAATCATCCCATGTGGCCGGTCCTCTCCCTCCTTCGGTTCCAGATCCTTCTGTCTGCATTATGCAAATACGTAAACTAAAATTTCCTTTGCAAAGTTGACTTTATTGGTAAAACTAAAAACTAGAACATGGTTAGATCTCAAACCTGGAAAGCAGAAGTGGCGCAACCAAACTTGAAATCAGCAGGAAAATCAGCCCTGGTTACTTCTGCAGTTTCGGTCGTGGTTGTGGTTGTGGTTGTGGTATCAACAACCGCGGCCGCAGTGTCAACAGCGACGGCCACAGTAGTAGTAACTGCACTTGTGAGTGCTGAAGTAAGATCTCCCAATGAAGAGCATGGTCGAATTCTGATGGCCCTCTTATGATCTATTCCCTTAGATGGGAACACTCCTAGGGCTTTCACCGTAGGAATACGGCTCGGTAGTCTCTTGAAGGAGCTCAAAGGCGCTGTTGTTGCCGACGTTGTCAGCGAAAAGCTTAGAGAGAGAGCCATGGTGATTTCTGGGTGAGAATGAGAAGCTAATTAGAAGGGAGCTAGCAAGAGATAGTTGAGCAGGATGAGAATGCTTCACAGACAGCAATAGTATTTATAGAGTTATTGGAAGTCACTATTCGATCCCTAGAATCTCTTTTCTTAATTTCATCATGTGTGAAATATGTAGACGTAACTCCTATGTCTGTAATTCTAATAGTTTTAAGGGATACGTGATCAAAGAAAGCTATGTAAATATTACACAAAGTTGAGGAAGACTATATTGTATGTTTTTATATATATTTTGTCTTGGCGCGTGCTGCGTGTCTCTTTGCATATAATCGGTGCCAAATATCTTAGTCTTCTTACTCTTCTAGAATCAAGAAATTTTGCAGTTACAGGCACTACTACAATTTTAACCAATGGCCACACATCTAGTGTAGCCATTAGGGATGTTGCAATCTTCACATGTGTAGTAATTTTCTCTCATACCCTACCAATACCTACTAATATCCTTATTTGTCACACCTACAGAGAATTACAACACCTCTAATGGTTACAGTAGATGTGTGGCTATTGCTCAAAATTATAGTAGTGAGGATCAAATCATTCAGCTATCAAAATCATTCTTCTGGGTATCTGGGATTCAAATCATTCAGCTATCAAAATCATTCTTCTTTTCTAAGGAACTTAATTAGATGCCCTTTCTGCCTTTGTAGTATTTTTTTTTTTTTTTTTTTTTGGGTCTGATCTGTCTTTGTAGTTGCTTCGCTCTCCTGGCTCCTATCGCTATTTTAGTGTGTAGTTAATGATGATATATTTTATGGCAATGTGTATGTTAATTAATTATAATATTGATTTGATTCTTTTTTTGTCTGGACAAAACAAAGTAGTATATAGTACATGGATCTATCTCGATCGTTTCATGGTGTGCAAAACGTGGAAACAGTAACAGCACAATTATTTCAGATCAGAATAATTGATCACGCTATAAGCCTATAATGGCTAATAATATACAAATCATCATGTGGAAAAATGCTCTCCTTTACCTTGTCATGATATGTTTTTCTTGATAATGAATCGGGCCAAAAGCTTCTCCATAAGAACGTTGATGCATGGTGTCCTTCGAGTCTTCAACTAGTAAAATGTTAAGATCAAGTCCCGTACGTATAATGAAAATTTGCGAAAGATATGAGTTTCTGTTTTTGAATGAATTGCTACTACATTTGAATAATGAAAATTGCTCAATTTTGGTGCATGTTTAATTCTTTTGAAGAACTCTTGACTTCCGATGCATTTGATCCATCATATCATTCATATGAATTCTTTTTTGATCAAATTGCATTACATATTTACATATATAATTAAGGAGATCGTGACCGTGCTGATTAATTAGATGCAATATGTTTAGATTATATGTCAGGACATGCATCAGCGAAGTATTTAAAAACTTACACATGGTATAATTAGAAAACTACACTATATGTGGCACTTGAATTATCTTTTGTTTTAGGCATTGCTCGATCGCATGGTCAAATATAATATGTAATTAGGTACACTGGTTAATTATCTTTGTTTTAATTATTTCATGCATCACATGGTCCTGGTATTTAATTTCATCATATGGTCCAATACAAGGACTAAAATATCGGATATTGAGGAGATATCGGAAGCTTTCTATTTCAGTAAAATTTCGATAAAATGTAAGATACCTATTTACAAAGATACACAAGTAACAACAAATCCTAACACAGCAGGATTTGTTAGGTTGTTGTGATACGAGAAAATGGACAAATCTCGATATTATGATGGTTTGTGAATATAATATCACCATGTGAGAAAAACGAAATTTTCGCTGATATTTCGGCGAAAATCTCGATTTTTCACTCCTTGGTCCAATATATATAATATGCAGAAGATAATTATCCCAACAAGAGTACGTGTGCATGGATTACGATCAAGATCAACTTGATACAGTTAATCCAAGGTGGGTGAACAATCCGGCACTGAGAAATTGAAAACGCTTGGAATCGATCACAAGTCGGCAATGAGGGCCGGCTGCACCAAATTTGATGAAATTAACAACCCACATATTAACATTGATGATCATCGTTTGTTCGATCGGTACTAGCTAACAAGTGATCGATTGTCGAATATGCATGGTGAACATAAACAAGTACGTGATTTCATATCGGTTTTGTTACAACAATGATCGCGATCAAAATGAAGAGGGTCGACAGTTTTGATATTATAATCTTAATTCAACGAAATCAAGAGGATAACAAGTAAGTGAACCATGCATTACACACAAGCCAAAGTCTCCTTGTACATAAAATTGCAACGATCAACAAGGTAATGCTGCTGACCAACAGTAGTTAACTCGAAGGATTTGAAGGTCTTACTCTTAAGATCACACGAGATGACTTTACCAGGAGTATGTAGCAACATAGATTCCTCAAAGTTACTCTTAAATTTAGGATTGAATTGCTAAATTCCATATGGACAGATTGCCTTCATAATGTCTTTCTAGTACATTATGTCTTCTATGCTCCAATATCGTTGAAGCCGTATCATGCCCCTGGGTCCTCAATTCTCTATCATATGCCCCCCAGGATGAATTGGTTTGGTTTTGCATGGGAAAGTCAAGTATGATATAAGGAACAGTTGCAATGTTTGATATACTTGACGACTTCGGTCTACATCAAATTATTAATTATGAAACACCAGGAGCTATTTATTTAAAATCCCAAACCGATTCTCCGTTTCACACAGGGTCCATCGAAGATTGAGCACAACCTTTACCATCTGTATAAAATGTTGCGGAAAAAACGAAAGACACACCATATTCAGTAACAGTGTATTAGTTGAGCTACTATTTTTTCATAGGTACAAATAATTATCTTTCGTAATGAACCAGACATCGTTTGGGGTTTTTACTCTAATACAATCATACCGGTATTCAACAAAATCAAACAGATAACAAATAAGTGAACCATGCATTACACACAAGCCAAAGGGCCAGTTTAGGACTGCCGTGCTATGAGAGGAATTGCTTTTGAAGTTGCTGTAAGAAGAATCACTTCTGATGTTGCTGTGAGTAGAATCAGCTGAGGTGTTTGGTAAACTGTTTTTAAAAGTGCTGTGAGAACCAAAAAGCAATTTCATGTGTTTGGTAAGTTGTAAGTAAAAACTGCTTTGGATGAGTATAATGACAAAAATGGGCATTATAAATTAATGTTAAAATAAATAGTTGTTTCTTTTGTATATAACTTAATTATAAAGTTAATCCACGATATTACATAAGATTTCTTAACACCATAGTTAAATGAAGTTCTTAAATAATATACAAAAGACTAATGAAGCCATTTCAAAAGATACAAATTGGAACATACAAAAGATGCATTTCAAATTGAGGCCATTTCAAAAGCCATTTCAAAGTTCTTAAATAATATACAAAAGGCCATTGCATTACAAAAATGAAGCCATTTCAAAAGCCATTTCAAAGTTCTTAAATAATATACAAAAGGCCATTGCATTACAAAAAATATAGTGAAGCCATTTCAAATTGGAACTAAATGCTAAATAGATGCATTCATTAAACTTTGTGCAATGGTGTTTCTTAACACCTCCATTTCTTGTCTTCCCATCCCATCTTCTTCATGTTTATTATCCTCCATATCTTCACTAATCTCTTCACTTTGGAAATCATCACTTTCATCAAAATCGTGATCTTGGTGAGCATACTTTCTTATGTAGTTATGAAGAGCCATTGTAGCAACAACTATCTTCACTTGTTTTTCATAAGGAAAGCTTGGCATATCACGTAAAACACTCCATTTTTTTTCCATACCCCAAAAGTGCGCTCAATAATACCCCTAAGTGAAGAATGTGCATGATTAAATATTTCTTTATGACCCGTCGGTTTATCACCTCTACGAAAATGTGGAATGTGATACCTCTCACCTTTATACGGTCCTAAATAACCTCTCATTTGTGGATACCCGGCATCTACCACATAGTACTTTCCTGAAAGAAGTAAATATAATAAATGATTGATTATAATTTAATTAGATTAGTATATCACAATCTAAGAAAAACAAATATTACCATTTGGGGGTTTGGGAAAATTTGCTAGAGGGTTGCGCATGGCCGATAAGAATACTCTACTATCATGGGCAGTGCCTTCCCACCCGGCAGAAACAAATGTGAATTACATGTCGAAGTCGCATACGGCCATCACATTTTGGGTGGGTATCCCTTTTCTACCGATATACGGCACTTGATCATATGGAGAAATAATAGCTTGAATATGAACACCATCAATTGCGCCAACACAATCCTACAAATTTATTATTCTTTAATATATAAGCAGTAATTATGTTGGATAAAAAAAAACAGTAATTATGTTGAATGTAACATTGAACATACCTTAAAATGAGGCATGTATCTTGTGTCCATTTCAATTTCTTTTGGGGTGTTTCTGAATTCGGGATCCAATGGCTTTATTAGCACTCTAGCCATACACTACGTCAATTTTGGCTTCAAACGACTTGCTAGGTCGGTCGTCTGAATACTTTTTCGGCTGTCGTCTATCCAGCAGTCATCTGATAAGCATTCAGTTGACGGACCTCGTCAGACGTCTGATACAACTTCGACGACAGATTGTATATAAGAAACTGTCGTCTGTATGCACCTACATTCGTAACAAAATTAAAGTTTTTGTCGTTAGAAACAGTTACGACGACGGTGCTATGTCGTTGAAAACAAATTAAACAACAAATATTTGCCACTGTCTATCGTCTGAAATATGTTATAACGTCTCTTGTTTGACGTGTTAATGTTTTTTTAATCTCTCTTTTAAAACTTTTCTCGTCTGTATTGTAGTATTACTACGGTTATTTGTCGTCCAAATGGGTAGAAACACCAAAAGTGCTCTTCTGTCGGTAATCTGAGAGTCTTTAAAACGTCACAAGTCTGTCGTGTTGATGTTTATTTCTGTGTAGATTTACAGTTTAGACGACTGATATGTATTCTTTGTGTATCTACACACGTCATATCTGTTTACTTATCTATCGACTTGACCAGTCCATAAGACATCTATATGTCGTCCGAATTTATAATCAGTTCTTTGTCTGTCGTCTGAAATGTTAATGGACGACAATATTATGTCGTGTGATATTCTCATCAATGACAGAATAGAGACGTATGTTTTTGTGCAAGACGACAGTGTTGATTTGGTTTCATGTGTCATCTGAGATGCTGATTACACAACCAGATCCTTTTCTTTCACAATACATACATATATATATATATATATATATATGAGCACACTAACCATTCATGAAAACCTGGAAATCAACAAAAGGGACATTTATATCATCCTCAAAACCAGTTTAACATCATCAGTAGGCTAAATAGGCTAAAAACAGTGTTCAATCAAGAAACCTGCAAATTAAGTAACTAACACGCTAGGTAGCTAGAGTACTAAATAATGATCGATTAATCAAACCAAAAGCCGATCATAAATTCACTAGCTAGTACCAAAAACTGACTACCAGTTGTGTGTGTATATATATATATATATATATATATATGCAGACATGCATATACAGAAGTAGTCAGTGTACGTAGTAGTGCANNNNNNNNNNNNNNNNNNNNNNNNNNNNNNNNNNNNNNNNNNNNNNNNNNNNNNNNNNNNNNNNNNNNNNNNNNNNNNNNNNNNNNNNNNNNNNNNNNNNNNNNNNNNNNNNNNNNNNNNNNNNNNNNNNNNNNNNNNNNNNNNNNNNNNNNNNNNNNNNNNNNNNNNNNNNNNNNNNNNNNNNNNNNNNNNNNNNNNNNNNNNNNNNNNNNNNNNNNNNNNNNNNNNNNNNNNNNNNNNNNNNNNNNNNNNNNNNNNNNNNNNNNNNNNNNNNNNNNNNNNNNNNNNNNNNNNNNNNNNNNNNNNNNNNNNNNNNNNNNNNNNNNNNNNNNNNNNNNNNNNNNNNNNNNNNNNNNNNNNNNNNNNNNNNNNNNNNNNNNNNNNNNNNNNNNNNNNNNNNNNNNNNNNNNNNNNNNNNNNNNNNNNNNNNNNNNNNNNNNNNNNNNNNNNNNNNNNNNNNNNNNNNNNNNNNNNNNNNNNNNNNNNNNNNNNNNNNNNNNNNNNNNNNNNNNNNNNNNNNNNNNNNNNNNNNNNNNNNNNNNNNNNNNNNNNNNNNNNNNNNNNNNNNNNNNNNNNNNNNNNNNNNNNNNNNNNNNNNNNNNNNNNNNNNNNNNNNNNNNNNNNNNNNNNNNNNNNNNNNNNNNNNNNNNNNNNNNNNNNNNNNNNNNNNNNNNNNNNNNNNNNNNNNNNNNNNNNNNNNNNNNNNNNNNNNNNNNNNNNNNNNNNNNNNNNNNNNNNNNNNNNNNNNNNNNNNNNNNNNNNNNNNNNNNNNNNNNNNNNNNNNNNNNNNNNNNNNNNNNNNNNNNNNNNNNNNNNNNNNNNNNNNNNNNNNNNNNNNNNNNNNNNNNNNNNNNNNNNNNNNNNNNNNNNNNNNNNNNNNNNNNNNNNNNNNNNNNNNNNNNNNNNNNNNNNNNNNNNNNNNNNNNNNNNNNNNNNNNNNNNNNNNNNNNNNNNNNNNNNNNNNNNNNNNNNNNNNNNNNNNNNNNNNNNNNNNNNNNNNNNNNNNNNNNNNNNNNNNNNNNNNNN of the Fragaria vesca subsp. vesca linkage group LG6, FraVesHawaii_1.0, whole genome shotgun sequence genome contains:
- the LOC101296690 gene encoding beta-glucosidase 24-like, which gives rise to MALSLSFSLTTSATTAPLSSFKRLPSRIPTVKALGVFPSKGIDHKRAIRIRPCSSLGDLTSALTSAVTTTVAVAVDTAAAVVDTTTTTTTTTETAEVTRADFPADFKFGCATSAFQTEGSGTEGGRGPATWDDYIQDTTVDGTEIAVDSYNRYKDDVQLLKNMGVDTYRFSMSWSRLLPDGTIDGGINQEGIDFYNNFIDELIANGITPFVTLFHFDLPTALKDKYNGFLSIDIVEDFKAYADLCFKTFGDRVKYWATINEPQVWGQYGFTNTAADANAATDPYVSSHNVILAHATAAKLYKNTYQSTQGGEIGIPIVVEWFEPFEDTPQDVFAAKRAFDFLTGWFLEPLVYGDYPFVMKALVRDGLPEFTDEQKELVKGSYDYIGVNYYTSRFATSVPITSNDVYTTMDQYQHATITVEGSDGEPIGDATPGSSSIYVYPEGLRKGLTLLKEYNNPKIYVTENGYPDARDDTLSVEEASVDDARIQHIKDHLAAVKAARDAGADVQGYLMWALMDCVEMGSGYAVRFGLNYTDYLNDLVRTPKKSAAWLKDFLASTTST